The Caulifigura coniformis genome includes a region encoding these proteins:
- a CDS encoding biotin--[acetyl-CoA-carboxylase] ligase gives MTEDPTVGPEFFASLGEAVEPTFIRRAEHFDALPSTNDRALEIAASLPASAVPLLILADRQTAGRGRGRNKWFASEGVLTFSIVLEPETWKIPPELWPRLSVAVGGAVASALAKSTGPDRPLLKWPNDVWIRDRKVCGILIETSPAAPRRLVVGIGINVSNEFVGAPADVATRGIALSQVSVAAVPDRFSVLHDVLQQLDGDFRLLGEGAAELIERWRKICALTGRMVAIGEVDRVVSGVCAGLEDDASLLIRTEWGPQRCYAGTVTVMD, from the coding sequence ATGACAGAAGATCCCACGGTCGGGCCTGAATTTTTTGCCTCACTGGGCGAGGCTGTCGAGCCGACGTTTATTCGGCGGGCCGAGCACTTCGACGCTCTCCCCTCGACCAACGACCGGGCCCTGGAGATCGCGGCGTCGCTTCCGGCGAGCGCCGTTCCGCTGCTGATCCTCGCCGACCGGCAGACGGCCGGTCGCGGGCGCGGGCGGAACAAATGGTTTGCGTCGGAAGGGGTACTGACGTTCTCGATCGTGCTCGAGCCCGAAACGTGGAAGATCCCTCCGGAGCTGTGGCCACGACTCTCCGTGGCTGTTGGAGGGGCCGTTGCGTCGGCACTCGCGAAATCGACGGGTCCGGACCGGCCACTGCTGAAATGGCCGAATGACGTGTGGATTCGCGACCGCAAAGTCTGCGGGATCCTGATCGAAACGAGTCCTGCTGCGCCGCGGCGGCTGGTTGTGGGAATCGGGATCAACGTGTCGAACGAGTTCGTCGGCGCGCCGGCCGACGTCGCCACCCGGGGCATCGCACTGAGCCAGGTGTCCGTCGCGGCGGTTCCCGACAGGTTTTCTGTTCTGCACGACGTGCTGCAGCAGCTCGACGGAGATTTCCGGCTGCTCGGGGAGGGCGCTGCGGAACTGATCGAACGCTGGCGAAAGATCTGTGCCCTGACCGGCCGCATGGTGGCGATCGGCGAAGTCGACCGCGTGGTGAGCGGCGTGTGCGCGGGGCTGGAAGATGATGCCAGCCTGCTCATCCGCACAGAGTGGGGGCCGCAGCGGTGTTATGCAGGGACCGTCACCGTGATGGATTGA
- a CDS encoding AAA family ATPase — MEKSVEIEGIRLHLGHADTSEGEWIGQREIVTQLLACWLVVDPRDLPLTPRLVGPPGIGKTTLAMSGARIRQQPLYVYQCTSDTRPEDLLVTPVLAESGKIQYQASPLVTAMITGGVCVLDEGNRMNEKSWASLAPLLDHRRYVESIVAGITIKAHPDFRCAVTMNDDDSTYEIPDYILSRLQPTLTLGYPDRQDELAILHYHLPFAEPEMLNLTVEFLQQSHQLKLDFSTRDGINVLRYALKRLSQDQKHPLGKDKAWREALKNCLGDEALDLQTLAERKQRSLGGNAVPMGLGDFFFDPDDPLHPDRDDEGEDEDFEDEEES, encoded by the coding sequence ATGGAAAAATCGGTTGAAATCGAAGGAATCCGCCTGCATCTGGGGCACGCGGATACGTCCGAGGGGGAATGGATCGGTCAGCGCGAGATTGTCACCCAGCTCCTCGCCTGCTGGCTCGTCGTCGATCCCCGCGATCTCCCGCTGACGCCACGCCTGGTCGGCCCGCCGGGAATCGGAAAAACGACGCTCGCGATGTCCGGGGCCAGGATCAGGCAACAGCCGCTCTACGTCTATCAGTGCACCTCCGATACCCGTCCGGAAGACCTGCTCGTCACCCCCGTCCTCGCGGAAAGCGGGAAGATCCAGTACCAGGCCTCTCCGCTGGTCACGGCAATGATCACCGGCGGCGTCTGCGTGCTCGATGAGGGCAATCGGATGAACGAAAAGTCGTGGGCAAGTCTCGCCCCGCTTCTCGATCACCGCCGGTACGTCGAGTCGATCGTGGCCGGGATCACGATCAAGGCGCACCCCGATTTCCGCTGCGCCGTCACGATGAACGACGACGATTCGACCTACGAAATCCCCGACTACATCCTCTCCCGCCTTCAGCCGACTCTCACACTTGGATATCCCGATCGCCAGGACGAATTGGCCATCCTGCACTATCACCTGCCGTTCGCCGAACCGGAGATGCTCAACCTCACGGTCGAGTTCCTTCAGCAGTCGCACCAGTTGAAGCTCGATTTCTCGACGCGCGACGGCATCAACGTGCTGCGGTATGCCCTCAAGCGGCTGTCGCAGGATCAGAAGCATCCGCTCGGAAAGGACAAAGCCTGGCGGGAGGCGCTCAAGAATTGCCTCGGCGATGAGGCGCTCGACCTCCAGACACTGGCGGAACGCAAGCAGCGGTCCCTCGGAGGCAACGCCGTGCCAATGGGCCTCGGCGACTTCTTCTTCGATCCCGACGATCCGCTGCATCCCGACCGGGACGACGAGGGAGAAGACGAAGACTTCGAGGACGAAGAGGAATCCTGA
- a CDS encoding tyrosine-type recombinase/integrase produces MSEPRTHCYTRHDIKWIFRRCRQNPAYHWLYAIVVALAHTGLRISERRLLRWSHIDFSHGLIRLRVFGSTGRLATTVTSNRPKRP; encoded by the coding sequence GTGTCGGAACCGAGAACGCATTGTTACACGAGGCACGACATCAAATGGATCTTCCGTCGGTGCCGCCAGAATCCGGCGTACCATTGGCTGTACGCGATCGTCGTAGCGCTTGCACACACGGGGCTTCGAATCTCAGAGCGACGCCTGCTGCGATGGTCACACATCGACTTCAGCCATGGCCTGATCCGCCTCCGTGTGTTCGGTTCAACGGGGCGATTGGCAACCACAGTCACCTCAAACCGGCCAAAGCGGCCATGA
- a CDS encoding sigma-54-dependent transcriptional regulator — protein sequence MASILVIDDEVRHCESLRAFLEQAGHDVAVAGSAEHGLELAVDTPFDVILLDIRLPGIDGLTAISQFRASAPEVPIIVMTAFGTLDTAVAAVREGVFEYLVKPFSLKDLKSVLQRAFDSHRFQSKEENEAPDRGSSPVVVGRCPQIQRIFNRIALVAASDIPVLLTGESGTGKEVMARAIHRYSNRHDKRFLPVFLAALSPNLIESELFGHVRGAFTGAEVDRSGLFEQAAGGTVLLDELGDIPDSLQVKLLRAIEQKEVTRVGEDKPRPIDVRFIAATNKSIPGLIAKGQFREDLFYRLSAYHIELPPLRERRDDIPDLAQHFLQRVASVTRSPGFTTTALAELESRPWQGNIRELRNAVEHAAIAARGSAIAVEHLPAPLTRSPSGNAVDDLHGPISRWIDRQLENLDPLTDRAKLHDALLSEVEPMLFDLTLARCRQNHAAAARVLGLDPKTLRVKLSAARGRSSPQ from the coding sequence ATGGCATCGATCCTGGTTATCGACGACGAAGTGCGACACTGCGAGAGCCTGCGTGCCTTCCTGGAGCAGGCGGGACACGATGTGGCGGTTGCGGGCTCCGCTGAGCACGGACTGGAACTGGCCGTCGACACGCCGTTCGATGTGATTCTCCTCGACATCCGCCTTCCGGGCATTGATGGGCTGACCGCGATCTCGCAGTTCCGGGCATCGGCGCCCGAGGTGCCGATCATCGTGATGACGGCATTCGGAACGCTCGACACAGCCGTTGCCGCGGTTCGCGAAGGAGTGTTCGAGTACCTGGTCAAGCCATTCTCTCTGAAGGACCTCAAATCGGTGCTGCAGCGGGCGTTCGACAGCCACCGGTTTCAGTCGAAAGAAGAGAACGAAGCGCCGGATCGTGGGAGTTCGCCGGTTGTTGTCGGTCGATGCCCACAGATCCAGCGCATCTTCAACCGGATCGCGCTGGTCGCCGCCAGCGACATTCCAGTCCTGCTGACGGGCGAAAGCGGGACGGGGAAGGAAGTCATGGCGAGGGCGATTCACCGCTACAGTAATCGTCACGACAAGCGTTTCCTTCCGGTATTCCTTGCCGCGCTCAGCCCCAACCTGATCGAGAGTGAGCTGTTCGGCCATGTGCGCGGGGCATTCACTGGCGCCGAGGTGGATCGTTCCGGACTGTTCGAGCAGGCCGCTGGCGGCACCGTTCTGCTCGACGAGCTGGGGGATATTCCGGATTCGCTGCAGGTGAAGCTGCTCCGCGCGATCGAGCAGAAGGAAGTGACGCGCGTCGGTGAAGACAAGCCCCGCCCCATTGACGTGCGATTCATCGCCGCGACGAACAAATCCATTCCCGGCCTGATCGCCAAAGGACAGTTCCGCGAAGACCTGTTCTACCGGCTCAGTGCATACCACATCGAACTGCCGCCGCTTCGCGAACGACGCGACGATATTCCCGATCTCGCCCAGCACTTCCTGCAGCGAGTCGCGAGTGTGACGCGGTCTCCCGGGTTCACGACGACCGCCTTGGCCGAACTTGAATCTCGACCCTGGCAGGGCAACATCCGTGAGCTTCGGAATGCCGTCGAGCATGCTGCAATCGCGGCGCGAGGATCGGCCATCGCCGTCGAGCATCTGCCGGCCCCGTTGACCAGAAGTCCGTCCGGAAACGCGGTCGATGACCTCCACGGTCCGATCAGCCGCTGGATTGATCGGCAACTGGAGAATCTCGATCCTCTCACTGATCGAGCAAAGCTCCACGACGCGTTGCTGAGTGAAGTCGAGCCAATGCTGTTCGATCTCACTCTAGCCCGCTGTCGCCAGAATCATGCGGCTGCAGCGCGAGTTCTGGGACTTGATCCGAAGACGCTCCGAGTCAAACTCTCAGCGGCTCGTGGACGAAGCTCGCCGCAGTAG
- a CDS encoding sensor histidine kinase yields MMTWSLRNQMLLPLVVFAAILVFVVTFDRAALQVKLAGDRAVRAYIAVADQLANAPPERIPDVLSAAQKDNDGWHFVIVADHELRTGTIAMLPRQEEIATTLPPASRTSAGYDEVLMGLEGHWYYVIPLAVPGWPDGSYLVCLEPYQSIAATITGAFRKSAWLSLAICTALIAAAAVYSSRLSRRVVRIEQQVRRIAAGDHRQMADERGNDEISRLARSVNVMSSDLDSMKRLVAQTERDRLHSQVAGGVAHELRNGIHAARLSLEVFQESYESPEGPARMLRNAHDQLAVTETLVRRLLSLGKKPMNLETSSLPIGTILKNVVDMVDPVCRHAEIRLRENFHCGADETIHDAESMHAAIVNLCLNGVEAIGRRGEITLSLTSTSGFIEIQVSDSGCGPESTVAEQIFEPFVTTKPDGIGLGLVQVRQAARNAGGDVTWTRDSDRTVFSIRVPCRETPRPSGSPQPALAAT; encoded by the coding sequence ATGATGACATGGTCACTCCGTAACCAGATGCTGCTGCCGCTTGTCGTCTTCGCAGCGATCCTCGTCTTCGTTGTGACCTTCGACCGCGCCGCCCTGCAGGTGAAGCTTGCCGGCGACCGGGCCGTTCGGGCCTACATCGCGGTCGCCGACCAGCTTGCGAACGCCCCACCTGAGCGAATTCCGGACGTGCTCAGCGCCGCGCAGAAAGACAATGACGGCTGGCACTTCGTCATCGTGGCCGATCACGAACTGCGCACTGGAACGATCGCAATGCTGCCGCGGCAGGAGGAGATCGCGACGACTCTGCCACCTGCCTCGCGGACCAGCGCCGGATACGACGAGGTCCTGATGGGGCTCGAAGGTCACTGGTACTACGTGATTCCGCTGGCGGTGCCGGGCTGGCCCGATGGCTCTTACCTCGTGTGCCTCGAGCCCTACCAATCGATCGCCGCGACGATCACCGGCGCGTTCCGCAAGTCCGCCTGGCTGTCGCTCGCGATCTGCACCGCCCTGATCGCGGCTGCGGCTGTGTACAGCAGCCGGCTCAGCCGGCGCGTCGTCCGTATTGAACAACAGGTTCGCCGCATTGCCGCAGGAGACCATCGGCAGATGGCCGACGAGCGGGGGAATGATGAGATCAGCCGCCTGGCACGATCGGTGAACGTCATGTCATCGGACCTGGATTCCATGAAGCGCCTGGTTGCGCAAACGGAGCGTGACCGCCTTCACTCCCAGGTCGCCGGCGGCGTCGCGCACGAACTGCGAAACGGAATCCACGCGGCCAGACTGTCGCTGGAAGTCTTCCAGGAATCGTATGAGTCTCCCGAGGGGCCCGCCCGCATGCTGCGAAACGCCCACGACCAGCTCGCCGTCACCGAGACGCTCGTCCGCCGCCTGCTTTCGCTCGGAAAGAAGCCTATGAACCTGGAGACGTCGTCGCTCCCGATCGGCACGATTCTGAAGAACGTCGTCGACATGGTGGATCCGGTCTGCCGCCATGCGGAGATCAGATTGCGAGAGAACTTCCATTGCGGAGCGGATGAGACGATCCACGACGCCGAATCCATGCATGCAGCGATCGTGAACCTATGCCTCAACGGAGTTGAAGCCATCGGACGGCGCGGCGAGATTACGTTGTCGCTGACTTCGACGTCGGGATTCATCGAGATCCAGGTCAGTGATTCGGGGTGTGGCCCCGAATCGACGGTCGCCGAACAGATCTTCGAGCCGTTCGTCACCACGAAGCCAGACGGGATCGGGCTCGGCCTGGTCCAGGTCCGGCAGGCCGCCAGAAACGCAGGCGGTGATGTCACGTGGACCAGGGATTCGGATCGGACCGTTTTCAGCATCCGTGTTCCGTGTCGAGAAACCCCGCGCCCTTCCGGCTCTCCCCAACCCGCCCTGGCGGCGACCTAG
- a CDS encoding PEP-CTERM sorting domain-containing protein (PEP-CTERM proteins occur, often in large numbers, in the proteomes of bacteria that also encode an exosortase, a predicted intramembrane cysteine proteinase. The presence of a PEP-CTERM domain at a protein's C-terminus predicts cleavage within the sorting domain, followed by covalent anchoring to some some component of the (usually Gram-negative) cell surface. Many PEP-CTERM proteins exhibit an unusual sequence composition that includes large numbers of potential glycosylation sites. Expression of one such protein has been shown restore the ability of a bacterium to form floc, a type of biofilm.), producing MIRSLVVPLAFGFVLLAGRPARADVVFNLQLTADGNSRWYEFFSDAFAQLDRGFVVSGVPNPALDGFFLISPNADPFNPTVYQQIGGGGDVFPNEANFSSSYSLTYADAGLTGIGEETAAITALSLDFDNDIADDDSLLGVGYTTTPSNVSGTVRLLNGLVTGIDLTSNVQLAYDGAGLGLGTLLYDGVFGITGSQFSLFVDDSNPTFPTYPDARYVWDVQGTVTNLAAVPEPSSFALLTLAGGIFGARRWRRRAATHVS from the coding sequence ATGATTCGATCACTTGTCGTTCCACTCGCCTTCGGTTTCGTTTTGCTGGCAGGCAGACCCGCCCGCGCGGATGTCGTGTTCAATCTGCAGCTCACCGCCGACGGCAACTCGCGGTGGTATGAGTTCTTCTCCGATGCGTTCGCCCAGCTCGACCGCGGGTTCGTCGTCAGCGGCGTCCCGAATCCGGCTCTGGATGGCTTCTTCCTGATCAGCCCCAATGCCGATCCCTTCAATCCCACGGTCTACCAGCAGATTGGGGGCGGCGGCGACGTCTTTCCGAATGAGGCCAACTTCTCGAGCTCCTACTCGCTGACTTACGCCGACGCCGGGCTGACCGGCATCGGCGAAGAGACGGCGGCGATTACAGCGTTGTCGCTCGATTTCGACAACGACATCGCCGACGACGACAGCTTGCTCGGTGTCGGCTACACGACAACTCCATCGAACGTGTCAGGAACCGTCCGTTTGCTCAACGGACTCGTCACCGGGATCGACCTGACCTCCAACGTCCAGCTGGCCTACGACGGCGCGGGACTTGGTCTTGGCACGCTTCTGTATGACGGAGTGTTCGGGATCACTGGAAGCCAGTTCTCCTTGTTTGTGGATGACAGCAACCCCACGTTTCCCACGTACCCGGACGCCCGTTATGTGTGGGACGTGCAGGGGACTGTTACCAATCTGGCCGCTGTTCCCGAGCCTTCGTCATTCGCACTCCTGACTCTGGCCGGGGGCATCTTCGGTGCGCGACGCTGGCGACGCCGCGCGGCGACTCATGTCTCCTGA
- a CDS encoding DUF1559 domain-containing protein: MSKRKSRGFTLIELLVVIAIIAMLIALLLPAVQQAREAARRVQTRNHMKQIGLALHNYHDTNRIFPVDSYYGFGFGPGTETSTWMLMIMPYIDQAPLYNQWQFGANIGKSTTPFNGPNGQLIAQVIPAFLAASTPGDSKFTVTSGSVTGTVARTDFGPVSSPQIPTLGPANGFRAADAGFVKCLYWWGGATVTVSQDATGVRMRDVTDGLSNTLGIIETVGGPKRYIKNPQSVSNPLLTAVLSTPQSAADGYWAGRMRTGYTELFASLMGLGNCTINCSNMIDYGAGPFSFHPGGAHALRGDGGVIFLSDSMDQVTYLRMILRADGQPIGEMP; the protein is encoded by the coding sequence ATGTCCAAGCGAAAATCTCGCGGATTCACGTTGATCGAGTTGCTCGTGGTGATTGCGATCATCGCGATGCTGATTGCGCTGCTGCTGCCTGCCGTTCAGCAGGCACGGGAGGCAGCCCGTCGCGTCCAGACTCGCAATCACATGAAGCAGATCGGGCTCGCGCTGCATAACTATCACGATACCAACCGGATCTTTCCGGTGGATTCGTACTACGGGTTTGGGTTCGGGCCCGGCACGGAGACGTCGACCTGGATGCTGATGATCATGCCGTACATCGACCAGGCCCCGCTCTACAACCAGTGGCAATTCGGCGCGAACATCGGAAAGTCCACGACTCCATTCAACGGGCCCAACGGCCAGTTGATTGCCCAGGTCATTCCGGCATTCCTGGCGGCGTCCACTCCCGGTGACAGCAAGTTCACGGTGACATCCGGATCGGTGACGGGAACCGTCGCCCGGACCGACTTCGGCCCGGTGTCGTCGCCCCAGATCCCGACGCTGGGGCCCGCAAACGGCTTCAGGGCCGCCGATGCCGGGTTCGTCAAGTGCCTGTATTGGTGGGGGGGCGCAACCGTGACTGTCTCGCAGGATGCGACAGGCGTCCGGATGCGCGACGTGACGGACGGACTCTCAAACACCCTGGGCATCATCGAGACAGTCGGGGGACCGAAACGCTACATCAAGAACCCGCAGTCCGTCTCGAATCCTCTTCTGACCGCCGTGTTGTCGACACCGCAGAGCGCTGCCGATGGATATTGGGCCGGTCGCATGCGGACCGGCTATACCGAGCTGTTTGCGTCGCTGATGGGACTGGGAAACTGCACGATCAACTGTAGCAACATGATTGACTATGGCGCCGGCCCGTTCAGCTTCCATCCGGGCGGGGCGCACGCCCTGCGTGGCGACGGCGGTGTGATCTTCCTTTCCGATTCGATGGATCAGGTGACCTATCTCAGGATGATCCTGCGCGCCGACGGACAACCCATCGGCGAGATGCCCTGA
- a CDS encoding transthyretin-like family protein, protein MNRPILWATLAVLSVAVIWTLVPGRSQPAGAPKVPVAGRVLVNGKPAAGVTVRFQSDDGELAGQDRQPVATTDDQGNFQLSSHGNADGAAPGNYVVTFFWPTNPIKADKDRLRGRFMNAAQSRFKVSIGQDTALPPFELEIPEAMLLPADEAATKNSSALPPPPP, encoded by the coding sequence GTGAATCGTCCAATTCTGTGGGCCACACTCGCCGTCCTGTCGGTCGCAGTGATCTGGACTCTGGTTCCCGGTCGAAGCCAGCCAGCGGGCGCACCGAAAGTTCCGGTCGCCGGCCGGGTGCTTGTGAACGGCAAACCTGCAGCGGGAGTCACGGTTCGATTTCAGTCCGATGACGGAGAGCTCGCAGGGCAGGACCGCCAGCCGGTTGCGACAACCGACGATCAGGGCAATTTCCAGCTTTCCAGCCACGGTAACGCCGATGGCGCGGCTCCCGGCAATTACGTTGTGACATTCTTCTGGCCGACTAATCCCATCAAGGCCGACAAGGACCGATTGCGCGGCCGGTTTATGAACGCGGCCCAATCGCGCTTCAAAGTGTCGATCGGCCAGGACACCGCATTGCCTCCCTTCGAGCTCGAGATTCCGGAGGCCATGCTCCTGCCTGCAGACGAAGCCGCGACGAAGAATTCCAGCGCACTTCCTCCTCCGCCGCCATGA
- a CDS encoding serine hydrolase domain-containing protein — translation MVSLRTILMASCLATLLCGASVWAEDDRCAQVLQAEFAKSQAPGAMISWQIGGQPARTICLGTADVTSGRPVTPVDHFRIGSLSKMFVGTAALILVDEGKLSLDDPLSKFERGLPNGDRILLRHLGNHRSGLFNPIESSIVKVAYAGDPRKWWTIEELLAVPRVAPPYFAPDTGFRYSNSNTAAIAVALEKATGQPWDAVVREKIIGPLGLRHTSIPIDNSLPEPHARGYAMGTDKGPFFNRGNVQVDVTETSPSWWGPAGCMISNIQDLRTAVKPLATGALLKPQTREELQRWTPTDWEGHEAGFHLARYRGYALGHTGDVPGFQTCMFYLPKHDASVVVMTNVYGWSIRKSPADDLFVALIEDGLQLEQKKPAKD, via the coding sequence ATGGTGTCCCTCCGAACCATCCTGATGGCCAGCTGCCTGGCAACGCTTCTCTGCGGGGCATCGGTCTGGGCGGAGGACGACCGGTGCGCTCAGGTTCTTCAGGCAGAGTTCGCGAAGTCTCAGGCGCCGGGCGCGATGATCAGCTGGCAGATCGGCGGGCAGCCGGCCCGGACGATCTGCCTCGGCACCGCGGATGTCACTTCCGGCCGTCCCGTCACTCCTGTTGACCACTTTCGGATCGGCAGCCTTTCCAAGATGTTCGTTGGAACAGCGGCGCTGATCCTCGTCGACGAGGGCAAGCTATCGCTCGACGATCCGCTCTCGAAGTTTGAACGCGGACTCCCCAATGGAGACCGAATCCTTCTGCGACACCTCGGCAACCACCGGTCCGGCCTGTTCAATCCGATCGAGTCGTCGATCGTGAAAGTTGCGTATGCGGGTGATCCCCGAAAATGGTGGACCATCGAAGAGCTGCTGGCCGTCCCGCGCGTCGCTCCGCCATATTTCGCCCCGGATACCGGATTTCGTTACTCGAATTCCAATACGGCCGCGATTGCAGTCGCACTCGAGAAGGCGACCGGACAGCCCTGGGATGCCGTTGTGCGTGAGAAGATCATCGGGCCGCTTGGGCTGAGGCACACCTCGATTCCGATCGACAACTCGTTACCGGAGCCGCATGCCAGGGGCTACGCGATGGGAACGGACAAGGGGCCGTTCTTCAACCGGGGAAATGTGCAGGTCGACGTGACCGAGACCAGCCCAAGCTGGTGGGGGCCGGCAGGCTGCATGATTTCCAACATTCAGGATCTGCGAACCGCGGTGAAACCGCTGGCCACCGGAGCACTCCTGAAGCCACAGACGCGAGAGGAACTGCAGCGATGGACGCCCACGGATTGGGAGGGCCACGAAGCCGGTTTTCACCTCGCTCGTTATCGCGGCTATGCGCTCGGACACACCGGTGACGTTCCTGGATTCCAGACGTGCATGTTCTATCTCCCGAAGCATGACGCCAGCGTCGTTGTCATGACGAACGTCTATGGATGGTCGATCCGTAAATCGCCGGCCGACGACTTGTTCGTCGCTCTGATCGAGGACGGTCTCCAGCTCGAGCAGAAAAAGCCCGCAAAGGACTGA
- a CDS encoding PepSY-associated TM helix domain-containing protein, giving the protein MSTSETRIASERTVRADAETPRPGQPQLSENTYRTVWRWHLYAGLLVAPILIWGAVTGALYVFVDEIEAWLDPDALYVAEEGERKPFVELLETARAEARGDLLHSFSVNPDPRRTVSFFVASPHERSRSIYVNPYTAAVTGVHHIHSGFFPLVRTLHRTLYMGTVGRVLMELTCSWGIVLLLTGVYLWWPRKQSRPKGGTAGVWRIRTASTRVLLRDLHAVIGVYLAPVSIVVLLTGLFFTQVWGTGYRLALLKSGSIPRVVLDLPKTTHPENSPRLSLDRIVEIACAKSPPGLVSIDFPQEPDDTIRVTAGTVEDPSRRALFAIDPVDGTTMLHSDWQSGSPLLKLYTLAYPLHVGSIFGLPTKILATLSCLALVSSTVTGVWMWWRKRPGGSFSIPRRPVGRRVRSACIAFMVLSGIVLPLAGISFLLMASLDWVWQRRRRPASP; this is encoded by the coding sequence GTGTCGACATCGGAGACCAGGATCGCATCGGAACGAACCGTCCGCGCGGATGCGGAGACGCCACGGCCCGGCCAGCCGCAATTGTCCGAGAACACCTATCGGACGGTCTGGCGCTGGCACCTCTACGCGGGCCTGCTGGTCGCCCCCATTCTGATCTGGGGCGCCGTCACCGGCGCCCTGTACGTCTTCGTTGATGAGATCGAGGCATGGCTCGATCCCGACGCCTTATACGTGGCCGAGGAAGGTGAGCGGAAGCCATTCGTCGAGCTGTTGGAAACGGCCCGGGCCGAGGCCCGGGGCGATCTTCTGCACTCCTTCTCGGTCAATCCGGATCCCCGCCGTACGGTCAGTTTTTTTGTCGCCTCGCCTCACGAACGCTCGCGATCAATATACGTCAATCCATACACGGCCGCGGTGACAGGAGTTCACCACATCCACTCGGGATTCTTCCCGCTCGTCAGGACACTGCATCGCACGCTGTACATGGGCACCGTCGGGCGAGTCCTGATGGAGCTCACTTGTTCGTGGGGAATCGTCCTGTTGTTGACCGGAGTCTATCTCTGGTGGCCACGGAAACAGTCTCGGCCGAAGGGGGGGACCGCCGGCGTCTGGCGAATCCGGACAGCCAGCACTCGAGTGCTGCTGCGCGACCTGCACGCGGTCATCGGAGTCTATCTCGCACCGGTCTCGATCGTGGTGCTGCTGACGGGGCTGTTCTTCACGCAGGTGTGGGGCACCGGCTATCGCCTCGCACTGTTGAAATCCGGCTCGATTCCTCGCGTCGTGCTCGATCTCCCGAAGACGACGCATCCTGAGAACTCGCCCCGGCTGTCGCTCGACAGGATCGTCGAGATTGCCTGCGCGAAGTCGCCCCCCGGCCTCGTCTCGATTGATTTTCCGCAGGAGCCGGATGACACCATTCGCGTGACGGCCGGCACGGTGGAGGATCCGTCGCGCCGGGCGCTGTTTGCCATCGATCCGGTCGATGGCACGACTATGCTTCATTCGGACTGGCAGTCGGGGTCTCCGCTCCTGAAGCTGTACACCCTTGCCTATCCGTTGCACGTCGGATCGATCTTCGGTTTGCCGACGAAGATACTCGCCACCTTGTCATGCCTGGCGCTGGTGTCATCCACTGTCACCGGAGTCTGGATGTGGTGGCGAAAGCGTCCGGGAGGTTCGTTTTCGATCCCACGCCGGCCCGTTGGAAGGCGCGTTCGATCGGCCTGCATTGCATTCATGGTCCTCTCGGGAATCGTCCTTCCCCTCGCCGGTATCAGTTTCCTCCTGATGGCATCGTTGGACTGGGTCTGGCAACGACGCCGGAGACCCGCGAGCCCATGA